From Cellulosimicrobium cellulans, the proteins below share one genomic window:
- a CDS encoding M15 family metallopeptidase, whose amino-acid sequence MTTTPLRPARHVPGRPGPRRAARAVAGVLVVGALGAVGAITYLTVSTPDGGAVADPSPTLRPQTATGLDPELERRFDVARAAADADGVELTLTSGWRTAAEQQELVDAALERYGSPEEAHRWVLPPESSEHVAGLAIDVGPTDGALWLEQHGAEFGLCRTYANELWHFEAAVEPGGTCPPMYDDASHGWG is encoded by the coding sequence ATGACCACGACACCCCTCCGTCCCGCCCGCCACGTCCCTGGCCGTCCCGGTCCCCGTCGCGCGGCTCGCGCCGTGGCCGGCGTCCTCGTCGTCGGGGCGCTCGGCGCGGTGGGCGCGATCACGTACCTCACCGTGTCGACGCCCGACGGCGGCGCCGTCGCCGACCCGTCGCCCACGCTGCGCCCGCAGACCGCGACGGGCCTCGACCCGGAGCTCGAGCGGCGCTTCGACGTGGCACGGGCGGCGGCGGACGCCGACGGCGTCGAGCTCACCCTCACGTCCGGGTGGCGCACCGCGGCCGAGCAGCAGGAGCTCGTGGACGCCGCGCTCGAGCGCTACGGGTCGCCCGAGGAGGCGCACCGGTGGGTGCTCCCGCCCGAGTCGTCCGAGCACGTCGCGGGGCTCGCGATCGACGTCGGGCCGACGGACGGCGCCCTGTGGCTCGAGCAGCACGGCGCGGAGTTCGGCCTGTGCCGCACGTACGCGAACGAGCTGTGGCACTTCGAGGCCGCCGTCGAGCCCGGCGGGACGTGCCCCCCGATGTACGACGACGCGTCCCACGGGTGGGGCTGA
- a CDS encoding sensor histidine kinase codes for MPQLTRLPVWAQDLATALAAGFVWFAVITVMESGDYWYPRTPESYRVAGLWIVLTLALRRVLPGPLFWATAMLYPLALPWTMQTPFELLPLLVAGFAATRSGAVPWALAGLAGGLSAFAMQLWSRPHLTFPPTPFSPRWIGLGRSPSDVLLALALVLGAVAAGYFFRRLAVTSERLRERNAELQALQAELAERAVLAERTRIARELHDVVAHHMSAIVVRAQAADRVAANRPEAPAEAVRWISDEGKQALTAMRSVVQVLRRGSEADGGTAALAPTPDGTRAPDELRAAARRLRDAGRAVDLSLPRPWPATDAESGLAVVRITQEALTNVLLHSLAPDVTVTVTDDAADLRLRVHDPGPPLPSAGGRQGHGLTSMRERALAAGGELSAGPDGRGGWTVEARIPRETA; via the coding sequence GTGCCCCAGCTCACCCGTCTGCCCGTGTGGGCGCAGGACCTCGCGACCGCGCTCGCCGCGGGCTTCGTGTGGTTCGCGGTCATCACCGTGATGGAGAGCGGCGACTACTGGTACCCCCGCACCCCCGAGTCGTACCGCGTGGCGGGGCTGTGGATCGTCCTGACCCTCGCCCTGCGCCGGGTCCTGCCGGGCCCGCTCTTCTGGGCGACGGCGATGCTCTACCCCCTCGCCCTGCCGTGGACCATGCAGACGCCGTTCGAGCTCCTCCCGCTCCTGGTCGCGGGGTTCGCCGCGACCCGCTCGGGCGCCGTCCCGTGGGCGCTCGCCGGCCTCGCCGGCGGCCTCTCGGCGTTCGCGATGCAGCTCTGGTCCCGACCGCACCTGACGTTCCCCCCGACCCCGTTCTCCCCGCGGTGGATCGGGCTCGGCCGGTCGCCGTCGGACGTGCTCCTCGCCCTCGCGCTCGTCCTGGGCGCGGTCGCGGCCGGCTACTTCTTCCGCCGCCTCGCGGTGACCTCCGAGCGGCTGCGCGAGCGCAACGCCGAGCTCCAGGCCCTCCAGGCGGAGCTCGCCGAGCGCGCGGTGCTCGCCGAGCGCACGCGCATCGCGCGCGAGCTGCACGACGTCGTCGCGCACCACATGTCCGCCATCGTCGTGCGGGCCCAGGCCGCGGACCGCGTCGCGGCGAACCGCCCCGAGGCTCCCGCCGAGGCGGTGCGCTGGATCAGCGACGAGGGCAAGCAGGCGCTGACCGCGATGCGGTCGGTCGTGCAGGTGCTGCGCCGCGGGAGCGAGGCCGACGGCGGGACCGCAGCCCTCGCCCCGACACCGGACGGCACTCGTGCCCCCGACGAGCTGCGCGCGGCCGCACGCCGCCTGCGCGACGCGGGCCGCGCCGTCGACCTCTCGCTCCCCCGCCCCTGGCCGGCGACGGACGCCGAGTCCGGGCTGGCCGTCGTCCGCATCACCCAGGAGGCCCTGACCAACGTGCTGCTCCACTCGCTCGCCCCCGACGTCACCGTGACCGTGACCGACGACGCCGCCGACCTGCGCCTGCGCGTCCACGACCCGGGCCCGCCCCTCCCGAGCGCCGGGGGGCGCCAGGGCCACGGCCTGACCTCCATGCGCGAGCGCGCGCTCGCCGCCGGGGGCGAGCTGTCCGCCGGGCCGGACGGGCGCGGCGGCTGGACCGTCGAGGCGCGCATCCCGCGGGAGACCGCGTGA
- a CDS encoding response regulator: MILENEPDVTVVGEAGDGETAVTMARALRPDVVLMDVRMPRLDGIEATARIVADPDLAAVRTLVLTTFDDDEYVYGALRAGAAGFLLKDADPQTLVDAVHRVRAGDSLLDPAVTGRIISTYVELARHAPLGHHADGNGADGSGDPRTGLDAATPREREVLLAVARGLSNREIGAELHLTEATVKSHVRSLLTKVGLTNRVQLVILAYEAGLVRPGAHG, translated from the coding sequence ATGATCCTCGAGAACGAGCCGGACGTGACCGTCGTGGGCGAGGCCGGGGACGGAGAGACCGCGGTGACGATGGCGCGCGCGCTGCGCCCCGACGTCGTGCTCATGGACGTGCGCATGCCGCGCCTCGACGGCATCGAGGCGACCGCACGCATCGTCGCGGACCCCGACCTCGCCGCGGTGCGCACGCTCGTCCTCACGACCTTCGACGACGACGAGTACGTGTACGGCGCGCTGCGTGCCGGGGCGGCCGGGTTCCTGCTCAAGGACGCCGACCCGCAGACCCTCGTCGACGCGGTGCACCGCGTCCGCGCGGGCGACTCGCTGCTCGACCCGGCCGTCACCGGACGCATCATCTCGACCTACGTCGAGCTCGCGCGGCACGCGCCGCTCGGGCACCACGCCGACGGGAACGGCGCCGACGGGAGCGGCGACCCCCGGACCGGGCTGGACGCCGCCACCCCGCGCGAGCGCGAGGTGCTGCTCGCCGTCGCGCGCGGGCTGTCGAACCGCGAGATCGGCGCCGAGCTGCACCTCACCGAGGCGACCGTGAAGAGCCACGTGCGCTCGCTGCTCACGAAGGTCGGGCTGACCAACCGCGTGCAGCTCGTCATCCTCGCCTACGAGGCCGGGCTCGTGCGGCCCGGGGCGCACGGCTGA
- the adhE gene encoding bifunctional acetaldehyde-CoA/alcohol dehydrogenase, whose translation MSAKSASTKVENRTEDTRTTHEIDGLVERARKALDQYMSLTQEDVDRIVLKASVAGLHQHGHLAQMAVAETGRGVFEDKATKNIFACEHVPNSMANLKTVGVIGRDELTGVVEIAEPVGVVCAVTPVTNPTSTTIFKSLIALKTRNPVVFAFHPSAQRSSVEAARIVRDAAVAAGAPDDCIQWVEHPSIEATNTLMHHPGVALILATGGNGMVRAAYSAGKPALGVGAGNVPAYVEKSADLGRAINDVVMSKAFDNGMVCASEQALILDDVIYDDAMRELARLHAYRTTPAEKAMLERLIFGVEASGTNCAGAKLNPKVVGKSPVWIAREAGFEVPDDTSIILAEIDDVGPQEPLSREKLTPVLAVLRARDTEHGVRLAERMVELDGLGHSAAIHTADADLVERYGSRVKAVRVLWNSPTSLGGIGDIYNALLPSLTLGCGSYGANSVSNNVSAVNLINVKRIGRRNNNMQWFKVPAKTYFEPNSIQYLAQMRDVHRVTIVTDKVMSRIGVVDRVLDVLARREEKVAIQIIDAVEPEPSVGTVNRGAESMRDFEPDTIIAIGGGSPMDAAKVMWLRYEHPEIEFSDMREKFFDVRKRAYKFPELGGKAKLVCIPTSSGTGAEVTPFAVITDPETGFKYPLADYALTPTVAIVDPVLTDTMPAKLAADSGFDALTHATEAFVSVYANDFTDGLCLQAIKMVFEHIEDSVTQGAAAPKAREKMHNAATIAGMAFGSAMLGIVHAMAHTVGSTFHLVHGRTNAVLLPHVIRYNGQVPTKLTSWPKYERYVAPERFQEIAKHLGLPASTPEEGVESYAKAVEELRAKVGIESTFAAQGVDETAFLSRLDDLALRSFEDQCAPANPRMPVLEDMRDILVAAYRGSSREVVRAERLAAHEAASAEDGQTATPPAETVAAG comes from the coding sequence ATGAGCGCGAAGAGCGCCAGCACGAAGGTCGAGAACCGCACCGAGGACACCCGCACGACGCACGAGATCGACGGCCTCGTCGAGCGGGCCCGCAAGGCGCTCGACCAGTACATGAGCCTCACCCAGGAGGACGTCGACCGGATCGTCCTCAAGGCGTCGGTCGCGGGCCTGCACCAGCACGGCCACCTCGCGCAGATGGCCGTCGCGGAGACCGGGCGCGGCGTGTTCGAGGACAAGGCGACCAAGAACATCTTCGCGTGCGAGCACGTGCCCAACTCGATGGCGAACCTCAAGACGGTCGGCGTCATCGGCCGCGACGAGCTCACGGGCGTCGTCGAGATCGCCGAGCCCGTCGGCGTGGTGTGCGCCGTGACGCCGGTGACCAACCCGACGTCGACCACCATCTTCAAGTCCCTCATCGCGCTCAAGACGCGCAACCCCGTCGTCTTCGCCTTCCACCCGAGCGCCCAGCGCTCGTCGGTCGAGGCGGCCCGCATCGTGCGCGACGCCGCGGTGGCGGCGGGCGCGCCCGACGACTGCATCCAGTGGGTCGAGCACCCGTCGATCGAGGCGACCAACACGCTCATGCACCACCCGGGCGTCGCGCTCATCCTCGCCACGGGCGGCAACGGCATGGTGCGCGCGGCCTACTCGGCCGGGAAGCCGGCGCTCGGCGTCGGGGCGGGCAACGTCCCCGCGTACGTCGAGAAGAGCGCCGACCTCGGCCGCGCGATCAACGACGTCGTCATGTCGAAGGCGTTCGACAACGGCATGGTCTGCGCGTCGGAGCAGGCGCTCATCCTCGACGACGTGATCTACGACGACGCGATGCGCGAGCTGGCCCGGCTGCACGCCTACCGCACGACGCCCGCCGAGAAGGCGATGCTCGAGCGCCTCATCTTCGGCGTCGAGGCGAGCGGCACGAACTGCGCCGGCGCCAAGCTCAACCCGAAGGTCGTCGGCAAGTCGCCCGTGTGGATCGCGCGCGAGGCCGGCTTCGAGGTTCCCGACGACACCTCGATCATCCTCGCGGAGATCGACGACGTCGGCCCGCAGGAGCCGTTGAGCCGCGAGAAGCTCACGCCGGTCCTCGCGGTGCTGCGCGCGCGCGACACCGAGCACGGCGTCCGCCTCGCGGAGCGCATGGTCGAGCTCGACGGCCTGGGCCACTCGGCGGCCATCCACACGGCGGACGCGGACCTCGTGGAGCGCTACGGCTCGCGGGTCAAGGCCGTGCGCGTGCTGTGGAACAGCCCGACGTCGCTCGGCGGCATCGGCGACATCTACAACGCGCTGCTCCCGTCGCTCACGCTCGGTTGCGGCAGCTACGGCGCGAACTCGGTGTCGAACAACGTGTCGGCGGTCAACCTCATCAACGTCAAGCGGATCGGGCGGCGCAACAACAACATGCAGTGGTTCAAGGTGCCCGCCAAGACGTACTTCGAGCCCAACTCGATCCAGTACCTCGCGCAGATGCGCGACGTGCACCGTGTCACGATCGTCACCGACAAGGTCATGAGCCGCATCGGCGTCGTGGACCGCGTGCTCGACGTCCTCGCCCGCCGCGAGGAGAAGGTCGCGATCCAGATCATCGACGCGGTCGAGCCGGAGCCGAGCGTCGGCACCGTGAACCGCGGCGCCGAGTCGATGCGCGACTTCGAGCCCGACACGATCATCGCGATCGGCGGCGGCTCGCCCATGGACGCGGCCAAGGTGATGTGGCTGCGCTACGAGCACCCGGAGATCGAGTTCTCCGACATGCGCGAGAAGTTCTTCGACGTGCGCAAGCGCGCGTACAAGTTCCCGGAGCTCGGGGGCAAGGCCAAGCTCGTGTGCATCCCGACGTCGTCGGGCACCGGCGCGGAGGTGACGCCGTTCGCGGTCATCACCGACCCGGAGACGGGCTTCAAGTACCCGCTCGCGGACTACGCGCTCACCCCGACCGTCGCGATCGTCGACCCGGTACTCACGGACACGATGCCCGCCAAGCTCGCGGCCGACTCGGGCTTCGACGCCCTCACGCACGCCACCGAGGCGTTCGTCTCCGTCTACGCGAACGACTTCACCGACGGGCTGTGCCTGCAGGCGATCAAGATGGTCTTCGAGCACATCGAGGACTCGGTCACCCAGGGCGCGGCGGCCCCGAAGGCGCGCGAGAAGATGCACAACGCGGCGACCATCGCGGGCATGGCGTTCGGCTCGGCGATGCTCGGCATCGTGCACGCCATGGCGCACACCGTGGGCTCGACCTTCCACCTCGTGCACGGGCGCACTAACGCGGTGCTCCTGCCGCACGTGATCCGCTACAACGGCCAGGTGCCCACCAAGCTCACGAGCTGGCCCAAGTACGAGCGCTACGTGGCCCCGGAGCGGTTCCAGGAGATCGCGAAGCACCTCGGCCTTCCGGCCTCCACCCCGGAGGAGGGCGTCGAGTCGTACGCGAAGGCGGTCGAGGAGCTGCGCGCCAAGGTCGGCATCGAGTCGACGTTCGCGGCGCAGGGCGTCGACGAGACGGCGTTCCTGAGCCGTCTCGACGACCTCGCGCTCCGGTCGTTCGAGGACCAGTGCGCCCCCGCGAACCCGCGGATGCCGGTCCTGGAGGACATGCGCGACATCCTCGTCGCGGCCTACCGCGGCAGCAGCCGCGAGGTCGTGCGCGCGGAGCGTCTCGCGGCCCACGAGGCCGCGAGCGCCGAGGACGGGCAGACGGCGACCCCGCCTGCCGAGACCGTGGCGGCCGGCTGA
- a CDS encoding prolyl oligopeptidase family serine peptidase — MTAEQTTSPSLSPESPTETTLPDDGAPHDPYLWLEDVEGDEALTWVRARNAEVADTLEVAEEFTTTERAIREVLDSDAKIPEVSKIGDRYYNFWRDAQHERGLWRRTTLESYRTDDPEWETVLDLDALAASEGESWVWHGASVLRPTPEQLAAGDPWRHALVELSPGGSDADVTREFDLVEKRFVAPGDGGFLRAEAKGSLGWVDADTVYVFTDFGAGTLTPSGYPRVVKRWTRGTPLEDAATVYEGTDEDMYISAWRSHTPGFERDFVHRSKAFYADELYLAERTGTPEQRLTKIDVPDSAEVGVRREWMLVELRDDWTVGGATYRAGSLLVARFDDFLAGDRGFTVLFEPTATTSLAGATWTRHHLVVNVLDDVKNRLHVLTPPEADDAPWVRSELPGLPALGTVAVGAVDPVDTDDLWLVTTDYLTPTTLSLLTLGEHPGDASAPEVVKSNPAFFDAAGMTVAQHFATSDDGTRVPYFVVGRADLVAGASDGGTGTAPTLLYGYGGFEISLTPAYSGALGRAWLSRGGVYVVANIRGGGEYGPAWHQAALKANRHRAYEDFAAVARDLVARGITTHEHLGMEGRSNGGLLAGNMLTQYPELFGAVIVGVPLLDMRRYTKLLAGASWAAEYGDPDDPEQWEFIRTFSPYHLFDAEREYPPVLFTTSTKDDRVHPGHARKLAAKMLGEGKDVTYYENIEGGHGGAANNAQAAHMAAVHYRFLAERLG; from the coding sequence ATGACCGCCGAGCAGACGACGAGCCCCTCGCTCTCGCCCGAGAGCCCCACCGAGACCACGCTCCCCGACGACGGCGCGCCCCACGACCCGTACCTCTGGCTCGAGGACGTCGAGGGGGACGAGGCCCTGACCTGGGTCCGCGCACGCAACGCCGAGGTCGCCGACACGCTCGAGGTCGCCGAGGAGTTCACGACCACCGAGCGCGCGATCCGCGAGGTGCTCGACTCCGACGCCAAGATCCCCGAGGTCTCCAAGATCGGGGACCGCTACTACAACTTCTGGCGCGACGCGCAGCACGAGCGCGGCCTCTGGCGCCGCACGACGCTCGAGTCCTACCGCACGGACGACCCCGAGTGGGAGACCGTGCTCGACCTCGACGCGCTCGCCGCCTCGGAGGGCGAGTCCTGGGTCTGGCACGGCGCGAGCGTGCTGCGCCCGACGCCGGAGCAGCTCGCCGCGGGGGACCCCTGGCGCCACGCGCTCGTCGAGCTCTCCCCCGGAGGCTCCGACGCCGACGTCACGCGCGAGTTCGACCTCGTCGAGAAGCGGTTCGTCGCCCCCGGCGACGGCGGGTTCCTCCGCGCCGAGGCCAAGGGCTCGCTCGGCTGGGTCGACGCCGACACCGTCTACGTCTTCACCGACTTCGGCGCGGGCACGCTCACGCCGTCCGGGTACCCGCGCGTGGTCAAGCGCTGGACGCGCGGCACCCCGCTCGAGGACGCGGCGACCGTCTACGAGGGCACCGACGAGGACATGTACATTTCCGCCTGGCGGTCGCACACGCCCGGGTTCGAGCGCGACTTCGTGCACCGCTCCAAGGCGTTCTACGCCGACGAGCTCTACCTCGCCGAGCGCACCGGCACGCCCGAGCAGCGCCTGACGAAGATCGACGTGCCCGACTCCGCCGAGGTCGGCGTGCGGCGCGAGTGGATGCTCGTCGAGCTGCGCGACGACTGGACCGTCGGCGGCGCGACGTACCGCGCGGGCTCGCTGCTCGTCGCCCGGTTCGACGACTTCCTCGCGGGCGACCGCGGCTTCACCGTGCTGTTCGAGCCCACGGCGACGACGTCGCTCGCCGGCGCGACGTGGACACGCCACCACCTCGTGGTCAACGTGCTCGACGACGTGAAGAACCGCCTGCACGTGCTGACGCCGCCGGAGGCCGACGACGCGCCGTGGGTGCGCTCGGAGCTGCCGGGCCTGCCCGCGCTCGGCACCGTCGCCGTCGGCGCGGTCGACCCCGTCGACACCGACGACCTCTGGCTCGTCACGACCGACTACCTCACCCCGACGACGCTCTCGCTCCTGACGCTCGGCGAGCACCCGGGCGACGCGAGCGCGCCCGAGGTCGTCAAGTCCAACCCGGCGTTCTTCGACGCCGCAGGCATGACGGTCGCCCAGCACTTCGCCACGTCCGACGACGGCACGCGCGTGCCGTACTTCGTCGTCGGCCGCGCGGACCTCGTCGCCGGTGCGAGCGACGGCGGCACGGGCACCGCGCCGACGCTGCTGTACGGGTACGGCGGCTTCGAGATCTCGCTGACCCCCGCCTACTCGGGCGCGCTGGGACGGGCGTGGCTCTCGCGCGGCGGCGTGTACGTCGTCGCGAACATCCGCGGCGGTGGCGAGTACGGCCCGGCCTGGCACCAGGCCGCGCTCAAGGCGAACCGGCACCGCGCCTACGAGGACTTCGCCGCCGTCGCGCGCGACCTCGTGGCCCGCGGGATCACGACGCACGAGCACCTCGGCATGGAGGGCCGCTCCAACGGCGGCCTGCTCGCCGGCAACATGCTCACGCAGTACCCCGAGCTCTTCGGCGCCGTGATCGTGGGCGTCCCGCTGCTCGACATGCGCCGCTACACGAAGCTCCTCGCCGGGGCGTCGTGGGCCGCGGAGTACGGCGACCCGGACGACCCCGAGCAGTGGGAGTTCATCCGCACCTTCTCGCCGTACCACCTGTTCGACGCCGAGCGCGAGTACCCGCCCGTGCTGTTCACGACGTCGACCAAGGACGACCGCGTCCACCCCGGCCACGCGCGCAAGCTCGCCGCGAAGATGCTCGGCGAGGGCAAGGACGTCACCTACTACGAGAACATCGAGGGCGGCCACGGCGGCGCCGCGAACAACGCCCAGGCGGCGCACATGGCCGCCGTGCACTACCGCTTCCTCGCGGAGCGCCTCGGCTGA
- a CDS encoding glycoside hydrolase family 65 protein, translating into MIRKTADEQSTVDRLRFPAEPWRLVESQFSAEDLGVTETLFAVANGYLGMRGNVEEGRESHSHGTFVNGFHETWSIRHAEEAYGFARVGQTIVNVPDAKVIRLYVDDEPLLLPVADLVDYERSLDLRDGVLRRELLWRTPSGKRVQIRSERMVSFVERHLAIMTFEVTLLDAAAPVAISSQILNRQDGQDEYHVRSASLGEGFDPRKSDQFAGRVLQPQSQWGDDERLVLSYRATNSGMTLAVAADDLLETENEWDVRTQVDEDLAKHVFRIHAEPGRPIRLTKLVAYHTSRGVPSRELVDRCRRTLDRAQETGVDAQIALQRAWLDDFWARSDVEIPGQPGVQQAVRWNLFQLAQATARAEGNGVPAKGLTGSGYSGHYFWDTEIYVLPFLTYTSPRYARNALRFRYQMLDAARRRAGELSQKGALFPWRTINGEEASAYYAAGTAQYHIDADVSYALVQYVRATGDVDFLRREGVDVLVETARMWEDLGFWRANGDDNFHIHGVTGPDEYTTVVNDNLFTNVMARFNLRAAAIVVERMKAEHPEDYALLVDRLGLGAYEAAEWVRAADHMSIPYAESIGIHPQDSHFLEREIWDLAHTPADKRPLLLHYHPLVIYRYQVLKQADVVLALFLQGQHFTAEEKLADFEYYDPLTTGDSTLSGVVQSIVAAEVGYHELALEYFVSSLFVDLANLHANAADGVHVASAGGTWSALACGFGGMRDSEGDLTFDPRLPQEWESLTFRVQWHGSRLRVTVLPDAIELDAETGDGAQVTVRGERVKVVPGEVTRVALDGQGPVKPGRPSLRALSGNRRDDGTLITATVPHS; encoded by the coding sequence GTGATCCGCAAGACCGCTGACGAGCAGAGCACCGTGGACCGCCTGCGCTTCCCGGCCGAGCCGTGGCGGCTCGTCGAGTCGCAGTTCTCCGCCGAGGACCTCGGCGTGACCGAGACGCTCTTCGCCGTCGCGAACGGCTACCTCGGCATGCGCGGCAACGTCGAGGAGGGGCGCGAGTCCCACTCGCACGGCACGTTCGTCAACGGGTTCCACGAGACCTGGTCGATCCGGCACGCCGAGGAGGCGTACGGGTTCGCCCGCGTCGGGCAGACGATCGTCAACGTCCCCGACGCGAAGGTCATCCGGCTGTACGTCGACGACGAGCCGCTCCTGCTCCCCGTCGCGGACCTCGTCGACTACGAGCGGTCGCTCGACCTGCGCGACGGCGTCCTGCGCCGCGAGCTGCTGTGGCGCACGCCGTCCGGCAAGCGCGTGCAGATCCGCTCCGAGCGCATGGTGTCGTTCGTCGAGCGGCACCTGGCGATCATGACGTTCGAGGTCACGCTGCTCGACGCCGCGGCGCCCGTCGCGATCTCGTCGCAGATCCTCAACCGCCAGGACGGGCAGGACGAGTACCACGTGCGCTCTGCGTCGCTCGGCGAGGGGTTCGACCCGCGCAAGTCCGACCAGTTCGCCGGGCGCGTGCTGCAGCCGCAGTCACAGTGGGGCGACGACGAGCGCCTCGTCCTCTCCTACCGCGCCACCAACTCGGGCATGACGCTCGCCGTCGCGGCGGACGACCTGCTCGAGACCGAGAACGAGTGGGACGTGCGCACGCAGGTCGACGAGGACCTCGCCAAGCACGTGTTCCGCATCCACGCGGAGCCGGGTCGGCCCATCCGGCTCACCAAGCTCGTCGCGTACCACACGTCGCGCGGCGTGCCGTCGCGCGAGCTCGTCGACCGTTGCCGCCGCACGCTCGACCGGGCGCAGGAGACCGGTGTCGACGCCCAGATCGCGCTCCAGCGCGCGTGGCTCGACGACTTCTGGGCGCGCTCCGACGTCGAGATCCCCGGCCAGCCCGGCGTCCAGCAGGCCGTGCGGTGGAACCTGTTCCAGCTCGCCCAGGCCACGGCGCGCGCCGAGGGCAACGGCGTCCCCGCCAAGGGCCTCACGGGCTCCGGGTACAGCGGGCACTACTTCTGGGACACCGAGATCTACGTCCTGCCGTTCCTCACCTACACGAGCCCCCGGTACGCGCGCAACGCGCTGCGATTCCGCTACCAGATGCTCGACGCCGCCCGCCGCCGTGCAGGCGAGCTGTCGCAGAAGGGCGCGCTCTTCCCCTGGCGCACCATCAACGGCGAGGAGGCGTCCGCCTACTACGCCGCGGGCACCGCGCAGTACCACATCGACGCCGACGTCAGCTACGCGCTCGTGCAGTACGTGCGCGCCACGGGCGACGTCGACTTCCTGCGCCGCGAGGGCGTCGACGTCCTCGTCGAGACCGCGCGCATGTGGGAGGACCTCGGGTTCTGGCGCGCCAACGGCGACGACAACTTCCACATCCACGGCGTCACCGGCCCCGACGAGTACACGACCGTCGTCAACGACAACCTCTTCACCAACGTCATGGCGCGGTTCAACCTGCGTGCGGCGGCGATCGTCGTCGAGCGCATGAAGGCCGAGCACCCCGAGGACTACGCGCTCCTCGTGGACCGGCTCGGGCTCGGCGCCTACGAGGCCGCCGAGTGGGTCCGCGCGGCCGACCACATGTCGATCCCGTACGCCGAGAGCATCGGCATCCACCCGCAGGACTCGCACTTCCTCGAGCGCGAGATCTGGGACCTCGCGCACACCCCCGCCGACAAGCGGCCCCTCCTGCTGCACTACCACCCGCTCGTCATCTACCGCTACCAGGTGCTCAAGCAGGCCGACGTCGTGCTCGCACTGTTCCTCCAGGGCCAGCACTTCACGGCGGAGGAGAAGCTCGCCGACTTCGAGTACTACGACCCGTTGACCACGGGCGACTCGACGCTGTCCGGCGTCGTGCAGTCGATCGTCGCGGCCGAGGTCGGGTACCACGAGCTCGCGCTCGAGTACTTCGTGTCGTCGCTGTTCGTCGACCTCGCGAACCTCCACGCCAACGCGGCCGACGGCGTGCACGTCGCCTCCGCGGGCGGCACGTGGTCCGCGCTCGCGTGCGGGTTCGGCGGCATGCGCGACTCCGAGGGCGACCTGACCTTCGACCCGCGGTTGCCGCAGGAGTGGGAGTCCCTGACGTTCCGCGTCCAGTGGCACGGCTCGCGCCTGCGCGTCACCGTGCTCCCCGACGCGATCGAGCTCGACGCCGAGACCGGCGACGGCGCGCAGGTCACCGTGCGCGGCGAGCGGGTGAAGGTCGTGCCGGGTGAGGTCACGCGCGTCGCGCTCGACGGTCAGGGCCCCGTGAAGCCCGGCCGCCCGAGCCTGCGCGCGCTCTCCGGCAACCGCCGCGACGACGGCACCCTCATCACGGCGACGGTCCCGCACTCCTGA
- a CDS encoding HAD family hydrolase, producing the protein MPLLRAVLFDLDGVLTPTAEIHMRAWERLFAPYCAAHGLAPYTAADYFASIDGKPRYDGVATFLASRGVELPRGDASDAPGDGTVTALGNRKDEIVNRMFAEEGIAPYPGSVRFLDAVTDAGAAVAVVSSSRNTPAVLAAAGLADRFEVVVDGNVAAREHIAGKPAPDTYLRAAELLGVPAAAAIVVEDALSGVQAGAAGGFGLVLGVDRGVGADALRAHGADVVVADLGDLDATVLDRPRAAAASTTTARPDEESA; encoded by the coding sequence ATGCCCTTGCTGCGAGCCGTGCTGTTCGACCTCGACGGCGTCCTCACGCCGACCGCCGAGATCCACATGCGCGCCTGGGAACGCCTGTTCGCGCCCTACTGCGCGGCGCACGGGCTCGCCCCCTACACCGCCGCAGACTACTTCGCGTCGATCGACGGCAAGCCTCGGTACGACGGCGTCGCGACCTTCCTCGCGTCGCGCGGCGTCGAGCTGCCCCGCGGGGACGCGTCCGACGCCCCCGGCGACGGCACGGTGACGGCGCTCGGCAACCGCAAGGACGAGATCGTCAACCGCATGTTCGCCGAAGAGGGCATCGCGCCCTACCCGGGCTCGGTGCGCTTCCTCGACGCCGTGACCGACGCGGGGGCCGCGGTCGCGGTCGTGTCGTCGTCGCGCAACACGCCCGCGGTCCTCGCCGCGGCGGGGCTCGCGGACCGGTTCGAGGTCGTCGTCGACGGGAACGTCGCCGCGCGCGAGCACATCGCCGGCAAGCCGGCCCCCGACACCTACCTGCGGGCGGCCGAGCTCCTCGGCGTCCCGGCCGCGGCAGCGATCGTCGTGGAGGACGCGCTCTCGGGCGTCCAGGCGGGCGCCGCAGGCGGGTTCGGGCTCGTGCTCGGCGTCGACCGCGGCGTGGGCGCCGACGCGCTGCGCGCGCACGGGGCCGACGTCGTCGTCGCCGACCTGGGCGACCTGGACGCGACGGTCCTCGACCGCCCGCGCGCCGCCGCGGCGTCGACCACGACCGCACGACCTGACGAGGAGAGCGCGTGA